A window of Polyodon spathula isolate WHYD16114869_AA chromosome 30, ASM1765450v1, whole genome shotgun sequence contains these coding sequences:
- the LOC121302546 gene encoding stomatin-like, whose protein sequence is MESQDKRRNLSEQNLIDERSGGLGCCGWILVILSYLMFIITFPLSVWMCIKIVQEYERAVIFRLGRITSGKAKGPGIFFVLPCTDTFVKVDLRTISFDIPPQEILTKDSVTVSVDGVVFFRVQSAIASVANVTNADQATRLLAQTTLRNVLGTKNLSQILSDREEIAHNMQATLDDATDNWGIKVERVEIKDVKLPLQMQRSMAAEAEATREARAKVIAAEGEVNASRALKEASLVIAESPSALQLRYLQTLTTIASEKNSTIVFPLPIDVLQGFMSKGK, encoded by the exons ATGGAATCACAAGACAAAAGAAGAAACTTGAGCGAGCAGAATTTAATTG ACGAAAGGTCAGGTGGACTGGGATGTTGTGGCTGGATCCTGGTTATCCTCTCCTATCTGATGTTCATAATTACCTTCCCTTTGTCAGTATGGATGTGCATTAAG ATTGTTCAAGAGTATGAGCGTGCTGTCATATTCAGGCTTGGGCGCATCACCTCTGGAAAAGCAAAGGGACCAG GTATATTCTTTGTCCTGCCATGTACTGACACTTTTGTAAAAGTTGACTTGAGAACGATTTCATTTGATATTCCTCCACAAGAG ATTCTGACCAAAGACTCTGTGACTGTCTCTGTTGATGGAGTGGTTTTTTTCAGGGTTCAGTCTGCCATCGCCTCAGTGGCAAATGTAACAAATGCAGACCAGGCCACACGTTTACTGGCTCAGACTACCCTGAGAAACGTCCTTGGAACAAAGAACCTGTCTCAGATCTTATCTGACAGAGAGGAGATTGCACATAacatgcag GCAACACTTGATGACGCCACAGACAATTGGGGTATAAAGGTGGAGCGTGTGGAGATCAAGGATGTCAAACTGCCTTTGCAGATGCAGAGATCCATGGCAGCTGAAGCTGAGGCTACCAGAGAGGCCAGAGCCAAG GTTATTGCAGCAGAAGGTGAGGTGAATGCCTCCCGAGCCCTCAAGGAAGCCTCCTTAGTGATAGCCGAGTCTCCATCAGCTCTACAGCTGCGATACCTCCAAACCCTGACCACCATTGCCTCTGAGAAGAACTCCACCATTGTCTTTCCCTTGCCTATTGACGTACTGCAAGGCTTTATGTCAAAGGGGAAATAA
- the LOC121302606 gene encoding proline and serine-rich protein 1-like → YSELVLPDLKNKKTKNLTFLRNISDAHNYRPIEDLFRFHLPEKKRCRRILEQASKVGCKAPVAMISSCGMIPGNPYPQGKPSLINGIFPGTPAKKEGDDNNNEGKGISARILGPYKPAPSTYNPHKPVPYPIPPCRPHATIAPSAYSNGTLVSMGGVIASNVPPPPYQANQTGAAFSRPSSQQSHNSSNSGPTFSPHGPNPAAPATPVPMPAPSPAKQPAPFVPITPVFPGLVPTAAHSPSATAPVPSVIKGPHLSASPVIMSNHSGHSTPIPQGLPGVPPSVTPTPSVIKSHTPSVTPCATPVPNGSYTPVSSAYPSMSRSGSSSPLVPTTCTLQGQLPPGMQGIASHSPSGTPGSLGLANPTFKGFPATDIQSQMGSSTQPSFTGLPSSASPVQHGPPTPVQSVIRSYTPSTTPTSQGSSTPGLPVFTGLPPATTHVATPKPSTIHTQSYMGNPLGATSEQHMTGTSALPSLARHSNSPVASAFKGPSRSATPSLSSLVMPNTAALVRSLGLSHSAASAQATLSNTVAMASLQGLSVLSAQGAVNLASHTAAGNVFSGLPAFSSLSSGYPGAPGLQATISGCHPNVLSSSTSSAASSAAAVYTGLPPSVTHSGSPFSLGFPGLPPGSLGSGSSGFPGFVGSSTPAGSPVLSHFVGLQGPPSSVAAVPPLQAAVAAAAAAAGTSSAPVLPGFASAFSSNFNPALVAQASLTPGLQPAGNAAFPGLLSFPGIHGFSQSPSPASLSGLQHSAVQSALLQAHSASALESYPAQPNGFASYPTTPGTSFALQPSLHPQLGWQ, encoded by the exons TATAGTGAGTTGGTGTTACctgacttaaaaaacaaaaaaacaaaaaacctgaccTTCCTTAGGAATATTTCTGATGCTCATAATTATCGGCCAATTGAGGACCTCTTCAGATTTCATCTGCCTGAAAAGAAGCGATGTAGGAGGATTTTAGAGCAG GCTTCTAAAGTAGGCTGTAAAGCCCCAGTTGCCATGATTTCATCCTGTGGAATGATCCCTGGTAATCCGTATCCTCAGGGGAAACCCAGCCTCATCAATGGAATATTTCCA ggcaCTCCTGCAAAAAAAGAAGGTGATGATAACAACAATGAAGGAAAAGGAATATCAGCCCGGATTCTTGGACCCTATAAACCA GCACCTTCAACCTACAATCCTCATAAACCTGTCCCATACCCTATACCTCCTTGCAGACCCCATGCAACTATTGCACCAA gtgCATATAGCAATGGAACTTTAGTATCCATGGGTGGGGTAATAGCCTCGAATGTGCCTCCTCCTCCATATCAGGCCAATCAGACAGGAGCAG CTTTCTCCAGACCATCCAGTCAACAGAGCCATAACTCCAGTAATTCAGGGCCCACATTTTCACCCCACGGGCCCAACCCCGCTGCACCTGCAACTCCAGTGCCCATGCCCGCACCCTCACCCGCTAAGCAGCCTGCCCCATTTGTTCCTATTACCCCGGTTTTCCCAGGCCTAGTTCCCACAGCCGCACACTCTCCCAGTGCCACTGCACCAGTCCCTTCTGTGATTAAAGGGCCCCATTTATCTGCCTCGCCAGTCATCATGTCCAACCACAGTGGGCATTCTACTCCTATCCCCCAAGGTTTACCTGGCGTTCCTCCTTCTGTTACACCCACGCCTTCTGTCATCAAATCACATACCCCGTCAGTAACACCCTGTGCTACTCCTGTACCTAATGGTTCCTATACTCCCGTCTCCTCAGCCTACCCTAGCATGTCTAGATCAGGAAGCTCCTCCCCCCTAGTTCCCACTACATGCACTCTCCAGGGACAACTCCCCCCTGGCATGCAAGGTATTGCCAGTCATTCCCCATCTGGCACACCAGGATCCTTGGGATTAGCTAATCCCACCTTTAAAGGCTTCCCTGCCACAGACATACAGTCACAGATGGGTTCATCCACACAGCCTTCCTTTACCGGACTCCCCTCTTCAGCTAGTCCTGTTCAGCATGGCCCCCCTACCCCTGTTCAATCAGTGATTAGAAGCTATACCCCCTCCACCACTCCGACCTCCCAAGGTTCTTCGACACCTGGGCTCCCTGTTTTCACTGGCCTGCCTCCAGCAACTACTCATGTGGCCACACCCAAACCCTCAACCATCCACACCCAATCGTATATGGGAAACCCCCTGGGTGCCACCTCTGAGCAGCACATGACTGGCACCTCAGCCCTTCCTTCTTTGGCACGGCACAGTAACAGCCCTGTAGCCTCTGCATTTAAAGGACCTTCCCGATCTGCCACCCCATCTCTTAGTTCCCTAGTGATGCCCAACACTGCTGCGCTGGTCCGCTCTCTTGGCTTAAGCCACTCTGCAGCTTCTGCTCAAGCCACCCTGTCAAACACAGTAGCCATGGCCAGTTTGCAAGGCCTGTCCGTTCTAAGTGCCCAGGGCGCAGTGAACTTAGCCTCTCACACGGCAGCAGGCAATGTCTTCTCTGGACTGCCAgccttctcttctctctcttctggCTATCCCGGAGCTCCAGGCCTTCAGGCAACCATATCTGGTTGCCACCCAAATGTTCTCTCCTCTTCCACTTCTTCTGCTGCCTCCTCTGCTGCAGCTGTTTACACAGGTCTTCCTCCCTCTGTCACGCACTCTGGATCCCCCTTCAGCCTTGGCTTCCCAGGCCTCCCTCCCGGCTCTCTGGGGTCTGGTAGTTCTGGGTTCCCAGGTTTTGTCGGATCCAGCACTCCTGCTGGCAGCCCGGTGTTGTCCCACTTTGTTGGGCTGCAGGGGCCCCCCTCCTCAGTGGCAGCAGTACCCCCCCTCCAggcagcagtggctgcagcagcagcagcagctggcaCATCATCCGCACCGGTCCTGCCAGGATTTGCTTCAGCTTTCAGCTCCAATTTCAACCCTGCGCTGGTCGCACAGGCTAG cttGACTCCTGGCCTTCAGCCTGCAGGGAATGCTGCGTTTCCTGGACTCCTATCATTTCCAGGGATTCATGGATTCTCCCAGAGCCCATCACCAGCCTCTCTGTCTGGACTACAGCATTCAGCTGTGCAGTCAGCGTTATTGCAG GCACATTCAGCCTCTGCTTTGGAAAGCTATCCAGCACAACCCAATGGCTTTGCTAGCTACCCTACAACGCCAGGGACGTCATTTGCCCTGCAGCCTAGTCTTCATCCTCAGCTTGGGTGGCAGTGA